One genomic segment of Nonomuraea coxensis DSM 45129 includes these proteins:
- a CDS encoding Rv3235 family protein has product MSAAPRIPCTDGALALSPMIWGPPGATPDERRLRHLGQALAEVLAGRRAPETLADRLTSRAYRHLITTGPLFRTGRTPFVRRVHVTEPREGVIEMCVIVRCGERDRVLAVRLERHGIHWLCTDVEAA; this is encoded by the coding sequence GTGTCGGCAGCCCCCCGCATCCCGTGCACCGACGGCGCCCTGGCCCTGAGCCCCATGATCTGGGGGCCGCCGGGCGCGACCCCCGACGAACGCCGACTGCGCCACCTCGGCCAGGCCCTCGCCGAGGTGCTGGCCGGCCGCCGCGCCCCCGAGACGCTGGCCGACCGGCTCACCAGCCGCGCCTACCGGCACCTCATCACGACCGGCCCGCTGTTCAGGACCGGCCGCACGCCGTTCGTCCGCCGCGTCCACGTGACGGAGCCGCGCGAGGGCGTCATCGAGATGTGCGTGATCGTACGCTGCGGCGAACGCGACCGCGTGCTCGCCGTCCGCCTCGAACGCCACGGCATCCACTGGCTCTGCACCGACGTCGAAGCCGCCTGA
- a CDS encoding PTS transporter subunit EIIC: MAAIGSGEPPSGRHPSGEPPSGRHPSGERHPGRRLFGPALAVLQRIGRSLMLPIAVLPAAGLLFRFGQDDLLGAVPGLAPLARVLAAAGGALFENLPLLFAVGVAIGFARKSDGSTALAALVGYLVFDRVTKTLFFDAGEGAVYEEVLLVLQDGTRALNAGAQNPTGVLGGIVIGLTAALLWQRFHRVKPPAWLAFFGGRRSVPIITAVAALLLGVVFGLLWRPVGDWLAGAGDWLSVHGAAGAGIYGVANRLLIPVGLHHFLNTIVWFTLPDCRADVRGATRNAAGDLNCYFAGEQGAGIFMTGFFPVMMFGLLGAAVAMWRAAPPERRPAVGGILLSAGLTSFVTGITEPLEFAFIFVAPVLFAVHALLTGVSMALMAELGARLGFTFSGGAIDLLLNAGKANTHRLGLILGFGVAYFVLYYAIFALLIRALNLPTPGREVTADP; encoded by the coding sequence ATGGCGGCCATCGGCTCCGGCGAGCCCCCCTCCGGCAGGCACCCCTCCGGCGAGCCCCCCTCCGGCAGGCACCCCTCCGGCGAGCGCCACCCCGGCAGGCGCCTCTTCGGCCCTGCTCTCGCCGTGTTGCAGCGCATCGGGCGCTCGCTCATGCTGCCCATCGCCGTCCTGCCCGCCGCCGGCCTGCTCTTCCGCTTCGGCCAGGACGACCTGCTCGGCGCCGTGCCCGGGCTGGCGCCGCTCGCGCGGGTCCTGGCCGCGGCCGGCGGCGCGCTGTTCGAGAACCTGCCGCTGCTGTTCGCCGTCGGCGTGGCCATCGGCTTCGCCCGCAAGTCCGACGGCTCCACCGCGCTCGCCGCCCTGGTCGGCTACCTGGTCTTCGACCGCGTCACCAAGACGCTGTTCTTCGACGCGGGCGAGGGCGCCGTCTACGAGGAGGTGCTGCTCGTCCTCCAGGACGGCACCCGCGCGCTCAACGCCGGCGCGCAGAACCCGACCGGCGTCCTCGGCGGCATCGTCATCGGCCTCACCGCCGCCCTGCTCTGGCAGCGTTTCCACCGGGTGAAGCCGCCCGCCTGGCTGGCCTTCTTCGGCGGCCGGCGCTCGGTCCCCATCATCACCGCCGTCGCCGCGCTGCTGCTCGGCGTCGTCTTCGGCCTGCTGTGGCGGCCGGTCGGCGACTGGCTGGCCGGGGCCGGCGACTGGCTGTCGGTCCACGGCGCCGCCGGCGCGGGCATCTACGGCGTCGCCAACCGCCTGCTCATCCCCGTGGGCCTGCACCACTTCCTCAACACGATCGTCTGGTTCACGCTGCCGGACTGCCGGGCCGACGTGCGCGGCGCGACCAGGAACGCCGCCGGCGACCTCAACTGCTACTTCGCCGGCGAGCAGGGCGCGGGCATCTTCATGACCGGCTTCTTTCCCGTCATGATGTTCGGGCTGCTCGGGGCGGCCGTCGCCATGTGGCGCGCGGCCCCGCCGGAGCGCCGCCCGGCGGTCGGCGGCATCCTGCTGTCGGCCGGGCTCACGTCCTTCGTCACCGGGATCACCGAGCCGCTGGAGTTCGCGTTCATCTTCGTGGCGCCCGTGCTGTTCGCCGTGCACGCGCTGCTCACGGGCGTGTCTATGGCGCTCATGGCGGAGCTGGGGGCGCGGCTGGGGTTCACGTTCTCCGGCGGCGCGATCGATCTGCTGCTGAACGCCGGCAAGGCGAACACGCACCGCCTCGGGCTGATCCTCGGGTTCGGGGTGGCGTACTTCGTCCTCTATTACGCCATCTTCGCGCTGCTCATCCGCGCCCTGAACCTGCCCACTCCCGGCCGCGAGGTTACGGCCGACCCTTAG
- a CDS encoding DUF6461 domain-containing protein produces MIADWLSEESYPLLAGSYGLTYVRDLTPEQVTARLGGRPEDLVPMTLKELEDEARRRFGDRGHFFGLTAIGGWTLVVETLGDLAWSEEILAPLSAGTRVVAHAYLDVKGLDNFLWIEDGRLRFAFYPQEGYVEEVPGELAATMRLIETGHWHLDPHEGPAFMLAEHLTGIAVTPQLLQDASYRCGFVPRPIPSLAT; encoded by the coding sequence ATGATCGCCGACTGGCTCTCCGAGGAGAGCTATCCCCTGCTCGCGGGCTCCTACGGGCTCACCTACGTCCGCGACCTGACCCCGGAGCAGGTCACGGCCCGGCTGGGCGGCCGGCCGGAGGATCTCGTGCCCATGACGCTCAAGGAGCTGGAGGACGAGGCCCGCCGCAGGTTCGGCGACCGCGGCCACTTCTTCGGCCTCACGGCGATCGGCGGCTGGACGCTCGTCGTCGAGACCCTGGGCGACCTCGCGTGGTCGGAGGAGATCCTGGCGCCGCTGTCGGCCGGCACCCGCGTCGTCGCCCACGCCTACCTCGACGTCAAGGGCCTGGACAACTTCCTCTGGATCGAGGACGGGCGGCTCCGCTTCGCCTTCTACCCCCAGGAGGGCTACGTCGAGGAGGTGCCCGGCGAGCTGGCCGCCACCATGCGGCTGATCGAGACCGGCCACTGGCATCTCGATCCGCACGAGGGTCCCGCGTTCATGCTGGCCGAGCACCTGACCGGCATCGCGGTGACGCCGCAGCTCCTCCAGGACGCCTCCTACCGGTGCGGTTTCGTCCCGCGCCCGATCCCCTCCCTGGCCACCTGA
- a CDS encoding PTS transporter subunit EIIC, which translates to MNETAAARPSPFARVMSVLQRMGRSLMLPIAALPAAALLLRFGQPDMLGSNGAEPGGLADVAGLSWMSAVAEVLAAAGGALFENLPLLFAVGVAIGFARKSDGSTALAAVVGYLVFDRVTKVMFFGSDIRDTVSIKELPAQGGVREIINYGMQNPTRVLGGVVIGLVAALLWQRFHRIKLPTWLAFFGGRRFVPIITSIVALLIGVLFGWLWPVIGEWFRHAGEALTALGPVGTGIYGVVNRLLIPLGLHHFVNSVVWYVVPQCEVGGRVLVGDWNCYFGGAAQSGQFMAGFFPIMMFALPAAALAMWRAAPRHRRATVGGIMLSAALASFVTGITEPIEFAFIFVAPLLLVVHALLTGLAMALTTLIGGQLGFGFSAGLLDMLLNASKSNTQNVPGILLLGVVYGVVYYAVFTFLIRRLDIMTPGREPEPDLDSGET; encoded by the coding sequence GTGAACGAGACCGCCGCCGCCCGGCCCTCGCCGTTCGCGCGCGTCATGTCCGTGCTGCAGCGGATGGGCCGCTCGCTGATGCTGCCCATCGCCGCCCTGCCCGCCGCCGCCCTGCTGCTGCGCTTCGGCCAGCCCGACATGCTCGGCTCGAACGGCGCCGAGCCCGGCGGCCTGGCCGACGTCGCCGGCCTGTCCTGGATGAGCGCGGTCGCCGAGGTGCTGGCCGCGGCCGGCGGCGCGCTGTTCGAGAACCTGCCGCTGCTGTTCGCCGTCGGCGTGGCCATCGGCTTCGCCCGCAAGTCCGACGGCTCCACCGCGCTCGCCGCCGTGGTCGGCTACCTGGTCTTCGACCGGGTCACCAAGGTCATGTTCTTCGGCTCCGACATCAGGGACACCGTCTCCATCAAGGAACTCCCGGCCCAGGGCGGCGTACGGGAGATCATCAACTACGGCATGCAGAACCCCACGAGGGTGCTCGGCGGCGTCGTGATCGGCCTGGTCGCGGCGCTGCTCTGGCAGCGCTTCCACCGGATCAAGCTGCCCACCTGGCTGGCGTTCTTCGGCGGACGGCGCTTCGTCCCGATCATCACCTCCATCGTGGCGCTGCTCATCGGCGTGCTCTTCGGCTGGCTGTGGCCGGTCATCGGCGAGTGGTTCCGGCACGCCGGCGAGGCCCTGACCGCGCTCGGCCCGGTCGGCACCGGCATCTACGGCGTGGTCAACCGCCTGCTCATTCCCCTCGGCCTGCACCACTTCGTCAACTCGGTGGTCTGGTACGTCGTCCCGCAGTGCGAGGTGGGCGGCCGGGTGCTGGTCGGCGACTGGAACTGCTACTTCGGCGGCGCCGCGCAGTCCGGGCAGTTCATGGCGGGCTTCTTCCCGATCATGATGTTCGCGCTGCCGGCCGCCGCGCTCGCCATGTGGCGGGCCGCGCCCAGGCACCGGCGGGCCACGGTGGGCGGCATCATGCTGTCGGCGGCGCTGGCGTCGTTCGTCACCGGCATCACCGAGCCGATCGAGTTCGCCTTCATCTTCGTGGCGCCGCTCCTGCTGGTGGTGCACGCGCTGCTGACCGGGCTGGCGATGGCGCTGACCACGCTCATCGGCGGGCAGCTCGGCTTCGGCTTCTCCGCCGGCCTGCTCGACATGCTGCTCAACGCCAGCAAGTCCAACACCCAGAACGTGCCCGGCATCCTCCTGCTGGGCGTGGTCTACGGGGTGGTCTACTACGCCGTGTTCACGTTCCTGATCCGCAGGCTCGACATCATGACCCCGGGCCGCGAGCCCGAACCGGACCTCGACTCGGGCGAGACCTGA
- a CDS encoding GntR family transcriptional regulator, translating to MAHIDPDSPVPKYFQLREILLDLIDSNELSIGAAIPSERELCQRFGLSRMTVRQAVDHLVSEGRLHRVPGKGTFVARPKIELALQLTSFSDDMRARGMVPGSRDLDRRVVRASAHLAKELGIQPGEEVHFIERLRTADGEPLSIERAHIPVKLAPGLAEHDLSDKSLYELLERRYGLVMDAGELTIDGGIADPSDADLLKLPRGGAVLLLQRRSFSGGVCAELGVSTYRADRYQLRTMLEMPVRRG from the coding sequence GTGGCCCACATCGACCCGGACAGCCCGGTGCCCAAATACTTCCAGCTCCGCGAGATCCTGCTGGACCTCATCGACAGCAACGAGCTCAGCATCGGCGCGGCCATCCCGTCCGAGCGCGAGCTGTGCCAGCGCTTCGGCCTGTCCAGGATGACCGTCCGGCAGGCCGTCGACCATCTCGTCTCCGAGGGCCGGCTCCACCGGGTGCCGGGCAAGGGCACCTTCGTGGCTCGGCCGAAGATCGAGCTGGCGCTGCAGCTCACCTCGTTCAGCGACGACATGCGGGCCCGCGGCATGGTGCCGGGCTCGCGCGACCTCGACCGGCGCGTGGTGCGCGCCAGCGCCCACCTCGCCAAGGAGCTGGGCATCCAGCCGGGCGAGGAGGTGCACTTCATCGAGCGCCTGCGCACCGCCGACGGCGAGCCGCTGTCCATCGAACGGGCCCACATCCCGGTCAAGCTCGCCCCCGGCCTGGCCGAGCACGACCTGTCGGACAAGTCGCTCTACGAGCTGCTGGAGCGCCGCTACGGCCTCGTCATGGACGCCGGCGAGCTCACCATCGACGGCGGCATCGCCGACCCGAGCGACGCCGACCTGCTGAAGCTGCCGCGCGGCGGGGCCGTGCTGCTGCTCCAGCGCCGGTCGTTCTCCGGCGGCGTCTGCGCGGAGCTGGGCGTGTCCACCTACCGCGCCGACCGCTACCAGCTCCGCACCATGCTCGAGATGCCCGTACGACGGGGCTGA
- a CDS encoding SIS domain-containing protein, with amino-acid sequence MTTKMRSEIAEQPAALRATLDSLLPRIGEVRAVGERTRQLLFIARGTSDNAAVYGRYLVESHAGRLSALAAPSIATTYRRKLDLDGVLAVAISQSGRTEEIVETLAWAKDCGAAAVAVTNGGPDSPLAQAADVALCTEAGEEKAVPATKTYTTQLAALAVLALGLGADVDQDDLRRVPDAVEKLLGEPGDLDAVVEGLLDKPGVVVSGRGLAFSTALETALKLKEACYLHAMGLSYADLLHGPIAVVDADTPALLVAAENSPTLPGTVALAERVVAAGAAAYTIGGGEGLARAGTAALNGPDLPEWVAPMGLIVPGQLLTEALARRLGVDPDAPRGLNKVTQTD; translated from the coding sequence ATGACCACGAAGATGCGCAGCGAGATCGCCGAGCAGCCGGCCGCGCTGCGGGCCACACTGGACTCCCTGCTCCCCAGGATCGGCGAGGTGAGAGCGGTGGGCGAACGCACCCGTCAACTGCTGTTCATCGCGCGTGGCACCTCCGACAACGCAGCAGTTTACGGCCGCTACCTCGTCGAATCACACGCAGGGCGGCTCTCCGCGCTGGCCGCGCCGTCGATCGCCACCACCTACCGGCGCAAGCTGGACCTCGACGGAGTGCTGGCCGTGGCCATCTCCCAGTCGGGACGCACCGAGGAGATCGTGGAGACGCTGGCCTGGGCCAAGGACTGCGGGGCGGCGGCCGTCGCCGTCACCAACGGCGGCCCGGACAGCCCGCTCGCGCAGGCTGCCGACGTGGCGCTGTGCACCGAGGCGGGGGAGGAGAAGGCCGTCCCGGCGACGAAGACGTACACGACGCAGCTCGCCGCGCTCGCGGTGCTGGCGCTCGGCCTCGGCGCCGACGTGGACCAGGACGACCTGCGGCGGGTCCCCGACGCGGTGGAGAAGCTGCTCGGCGAGCCCGGCGACCTGGACGCCGTGGTCGAAGGGCTGCTGGACAAGCCGGGCGTGGTCGTCTCCGGCCGCGGCCTCGCGTTCTCGACCGCGCTGGAGACCGCGCTCAAGCTCAAGGAGGCCTGCTACCTGCACGCCATGGGCCTCTCCTACGCCGACCTGCTGCACGGCCCCATCGCCGTCGTGGACGCCGACACCCCGGCGCTGCTGGTCGCCGCCGAGAACAGCCCGACGCTGCCCGGCACGGTGGCGCTGGCCGAGCGGGTGGTGGCCGCGGGGGCGGCGGCGTACACGATCGGTGGCGGCGAAGGGCTGGCGCGGGCGGGCACGGCCGCGCTCAACGGCCCCGACCTGCCCGAATGGGTGGCCCCGATGGGGCTCATCGTGCCGGGGCAGCTCCTCACCGAGGCGCTGGCCAGGCGGCTCGGCGTCGACCCCGACGCGCCGCGCGGCCTGAACAAGGTCACCCAGACGGACTGA
- a CDS encoding glucose PTS transporter subunit EIIB, producing the protein MAADVNAIIAGLGGADNIIEIEPCITRLRTEVHDATKVDQAALRAAGAHGVMAAGNVVQVVVGPEADTIASDIEDIIG; encoded by the coding sequence ATGGCGGCGGATGTGAACGCGATCATCGCCGGGCTGGGCGGGGCCGACAACATCATCGAGATCGAGCCCTGCATCACCCGGTTGCGGACAGAGGTGCACGACGCGACCAAGGTCGACCAGGCCGCGCTGCGGGCGGCGGGCGCGCACGGCGTCATGGCCGCGGGCAACGTGGTCCAGGTCGTCGTCGGGCCGGAGGCGGACACCATAGCCAGCGACATCGAGGACATCATCGGCTAA
- a CDS encoding PTS sugar transporter subunit IIA, which translates to MTTVLAPVEGAAVGLAAVPDPVFSAGLVGPGTAIDPLRGPGKAVAPIAGKIMKLHPHAYVIVGDDGKGVLVHLGIDTVQLKGRGFRLLAAEGDRVSAGQPVVAWDPAAVEAGGRSPVCPVVALDATNGAVTGLAEGAVHVGDELFRWD; encoded by the coding sequence ATGACGACTGTTCTCGCCCCGGTCGAGGGGGCGGCCGTGGGGCTGGCAGCCGTGCCCGACCCGGTGTTCTCCGCGGGCCTGGTCGGTCCGGGAACGGCCATCGACCCGCTGCGGGGGCCCGGCAAGGCCGTGGCCCCCATAGCGGGAAAAATCATGAAACTGCATCCGCACGCGTACGTCATCGTGGGGGACGACGGCAAGGGCGTGCTGGTGCACCTCGGCATCGACACCGTCCAGCTCAAGGGCCGGGGCTTCCGGCTGCTGGCCGCCGAGGGCGACCGGGTGAGCGCGGGACAGCCGGTCGTCGCGTGGGACCCGGCGGCCGTCGAGGCGGGCGGCCGCTCGCCGGTCTGCCCCGTGGTGGCGCTGGACGCGACGAACGGGGCGGTGACGGGCCTCGCCGAGGGGGCAGTGCATGTGGGGGATGAGCTCTTCCGATGGGACTGA
- a CDS encoding HPr family phosphocarrier protein, translating into MGERKVTVAAEVGLHARPAATFVQRAMKAPMDITVTKMNSAKAPVSGKSILAIMALDVRQGETVVISAEGEGSEDVLDELAEIAGTP; encoded by the coding sequence ATGGGTGAGCGCAAGGTCACCGTGGCGGCGGAGGTGGGGTTGCACGCCCGTCCCGCGGCGACGTTCGTCCAGCGGGCCATGAAGGCCCCCATGGACATCACGGTGACGAAGATGAACAGTGCCAAGGCCCCGGTCAGCGGCAAGAGCATCCTCGCCATCATGGCGCTGGACGTCCGCCAGGGCGAGACCGTGGTGATCAGCGCGGAGGGCGAGGGCTCGGAAGACGTCCTCGACGAGCTGGCCGAGATCGCCGGCACGCCATGA
- the ptsP gene encoding phosphoenolpyruvate--protein phosphotransferase, with the protein MNLRGVGVSPGFGHGPAYVLSVSVPEPPEGATYTGEAEQEKERAITALTQVAGELEARGHRAGGEAEEILKAQALMAEDPGLVVRVRSLIDRGLAAPRAVYEAFARYREVLAGSGGYLGERAADLGDVRDRVIAVLYGITMPGLHGAPAEPYVLVARDLAPADTALLSREHVAAFVTEEGGPTSHTAILARALGVPAVVACPGATGIRPGARVLADGTSGEVRVEPAESDVAEAVSANAVRRAAYAQAEGPGRTADGRPVPLLANVGGPAELDAAVAAGAEGIGLFRTEFLFLNRTEPPGVEEQVPVYRAAARAFPGGKVIVRTLDAGADKALAFLPVPPEPNPALGERGVRLFRRYPQVMEAQLDALAAAGDLMVMAPMVATAEEAEWFTRACRSHGIAQAGVMIEIPSAALRAGDLLSSADFVSIGTNDLSQYAFAADRQLGAVSALQDPWQPVLLDLVALTATAAREAGKACGICGESAADPAMACVLVGLGATTLSMGAGALPGVRAALAAHTSDECRLAADAARDAVTAVEARAAARAYLPALGRLGV; encoded by the coding sequence ATGAACCTGCGGGGGGTGGGGGTCAGCCCGGGCTTCGGGCACGGCCCCGCTTATGTGCTCTCCGTCTCGGTGCCCGAACCCCCCGAGGGCGCAACGTACACAGGCGAGGCGGAGCAGGAGAAGGAGCGCGCGATCACCGCGCTCACGCAGGTCGCGGGCGAGCTGGAGGCGCGCGGCCACCGGGCGGGCGGCGAGGCCGAGGAGATCCTCAAGGCCCAGGCGCTGATGGCCGAGGACCCCGGCCTGGTCGTCCGGGTGCGCTCGCTGATCGACCGCGGCCTGGCCGCGCCGCGAGCCGTCTACGAGGCCTTCGCCCGCTACCGGGAGGTGCTCGCCGGGTCCGGCGGCTACCTCGGCGAGCGGGCCGCCGACCTCGGCGACGTCAGGGACCGCGTGATCGCGGTGCTCTACGGCATCACCATGCCGGGGCTGCACGGGGCGCCGGCGGAGCCGTACGTGCTGGTCGCCCGCGATCTCGCGCCCGCCGACACCGCGCTGCTGTCGCGCGAGCACGTGGCCGCCTTCGTCACCGAGGAGGGCGGCCCCACCAGCCACACGGCGATCCTGGCGAGGGCGCTCGGCGTGCCCGCCGTCGTCGCCTGCCCGGGCGCGACCGGCATCAGGCCGGGAGCGCGCGTGCTGGCCGACGGCACCTCCGGCGAAGTACGCGTCGAACCCGCCGAGTCCGACGTCGCCGAGGCGGTCAGCGCGAACGCCGTGCGCCGGGCCGCGTACGCGCAGGCCGAGGGGCCGGGCCGGACCGCCGACGGCCGTCCGGTGCCGCTGCTGGCGAACGTGGGCGGCCCCGCCGAACTGGACGCCGCCGTCGCGGCGGGCGCCGAGGGCATCGGGCTCTTCCGCACCGAGTTCCTGTTCCTGAACCGTACGGAGCCGCCCGGCGTGGAGGAGCAGGTGCCGGTCTACCGGGCGGCGGCGCGGGCGTTCCCCGGCGGCAAGGTGATCGTGCGCACCCTGGACGCGGGCGCGGACAAGGCGCTGGCGTTCCTGCCGGTCCCGCCGGAGCCGAACCCGGCGCTGGGCGAGCGCGGGGTGCGCCTGTTCCGGCGCTACCCGCAGGTCATGGAGGCGCAGCTCGACGCGCTCGCCGCGGCCGGCGACCTCATGGTGATGGCGCCGATGGTGGCCACCGCCGAGGAGGCCGAGTGGTTCACGCGCGCGTGCCGCTCGCACGGCATCGCGCAGGCCGGCGTGATGATCGAGATCCCGTCGGCCGCGCTGCGCGCCGGTGACCTGCTGAGCTCGGCCGACTTCGTCTCGATCGGCACCAACGACCTCTCCCAGTACGCCTTCGCCGCCGACCGTCAGCTCGGCGCGGTGAGCGCGCTGCAGGACCCGTGGCAGCCCGTGCTGCTCGACCTGGTCGCGCTGACCGCGACGGCCGCGCGGGAGGCGGGCAAGGCGTGCGGGATCTGCGGCGAGTCGGCCGCCGATCCGGCCATGGCCTGCGTGCTCGTCGGGCTCGGCGCCACCACGCTGTCGATGGGGGCGGGGGCTCTGCCCGGCGTGCGGGCGGCGCTGGCCGCGCACACGTCCGACGAGTGCCGGCTGGCCGCCGACGCCGCGCGGGACGCCGTCACGGCGGTCGAGGCGCGGGCCGCGGCGCGGGCGTACCTGCCCGCGCTCGGGCGTCTCGGTGTCTAG
- the nagZ gene encoding beta-N-acetylhexosaminidase: protein MLRRRIGTTGLLVIALTACAGGGGTAGATPTGGKAAPPAPSASPSASQPDPVARTLARLSVEEKVGQLFMPVLYGTTATSSSGENQTRYGAATPAKVVARYHLGGVILFPQNVKSVSQVVGLTNGLQRASKEVPLLIGTDQENGLVSRMSALMTDFPGASVIGAAGDPALARKVAEATGAELRALGVNLDFAPVADVNVDPRNPVIGPRAFGKDPQRVAKMVAASVKGFADADVAATAKHFPGHGDTSVDSHTGLPVIKHTKAEWERIDAPPFKAAIGAGVDAVMSAHIVFPKLDPSGDPATLSKPILTGLLRQKLGFDGVISTDALNMAGVRQKYNDGEIAVRAVLAGADLLLMPNDLPKSYRAVLAAVRSGRISERRLDESVTRLLKLKQAKGYLTEAPVASASRADDVLRSAEHRRLATRVKSAAG from the coding sequence ATGCTGCGACGACGGATCGGTACGACGGGCCTGCTCGTGATCGCTCTCACCGCGTGCGCCGGCGGCGGCGGCACGGCGGGAGCGACCCCGACGGGGGGCAAGGCCGCCCCGCCCGCCCCGAGCGCGAGCCCGTCCGCGTCGCAGCCCGACCCGGTGGCCAGGACCCTGGCCAGGCTCAGCGTCGAGGAGAAGGTCGGCCAGCTCTTCATGCCGGTCCTCTACGGCACCACGGCCACCTCCTCCTCCGGCGAGAACCAGACCCGCTACGGCGCCGCGACCCCGGCCAAGGTGGTCGCCCGCTACCACCTTGGCGGCGTGATCCTGTTCCCGCAGAACGTCAAGAGCGTCTCCCAGGTCGTCGGCCTGACCAACGGCCTGCAGCGGGCCTCGAAGGAGGTGCCGCTGCTGATCGGCACCGACCAGGAGAACGGCCTGGTCTCCCGCATGTCGGCGCTCATGACCGACTTTCCGGGCGCGTCCGTGATCGGCGCGGCCGGGGACCCGGCGCTGGCGCGGAAGGTCGCCGAGGCGACCGGCGCTGAGCTGCGGGCGCTCGGCGTCAACCTCGACTTCGCGCCGGTGGCCGACGTCAATGTCGATCCGCGCAACCCGGTCATCGGGCCGCGGGCGTTCGGCAAGGATCCGCAGCGGGTGGCGAAGATGGTGGCGGCGTCGGTGAAGGGCTTCGCCGACGCGGACGTGGCGGCCACCGCCAAGCACTTCCCCGGCCACGGCGACACCTCCGTGGACAGCCACACCGGGCTGCCGGTGATCAAGCACACCAAGGCCGAGTGGGAGCGCATCGACGCGCCGCCGTTCAAGGCCGCCATCGGGGCCGGGGTGGACGCCGTCATGAGCGCCCACATCGTCTTCCCCAAGCTCGACCCGTCGGGTGACCCGGCGACGCTGTCCAAGCCGATCCTGACCGGGCTGCTGCGGCAGAAGCTCGGCTTCGACGGCGTGATCTCCACGGACGCGCTCAACATGGCCGGGGTGCGCCAGAAGTACAACGACGGCGAGATCGCGGTGCGCGCCGTGCTGGCCGGCGCCGACCTGCTGCTCATGCCCAACGACCTGCCGAAGTCCTACCGGGCGGTGCTGGCGGCGGTGCGGTCGGGCCGCATCAGCGAGCGGCGCCTCGACGAGTCGGTCACCCGGCTGCTCAAGCTCAAGCAGGCCAAGGGCTACCTGACCGAGGCGCCGGTGGCCTCCGCGAGCCGCGCGGACGACGTGCTGCGCTCCGCCGAGCACCGCAGGCTCGCGACGCGCGTGAAGTCCGCGGCGGGCTAG